The DNA sequence CAATTTTCGAACGTTATGACACAATGTCCTGAAATTTGAACTTTGAGATTTAAACTTCAGGATGTTGGGTACCAAAGATTGAGCGAATTGGCTAATCTTAAATATATTATGAACTgtcaatatattttaaatatcatGCTTAAAAGTAGCAGTTGGTGTCATTTTCACCATTTTAGCGGATCTCAATAATTGGGCTATGAGCTGGGgcgaaattcaaaaataattgaatttataagtggTAATTAAAAAGTATGTGCGGAAAATCCAAATGAAGTTAAACAATAAAGCCCAACCATATACCGAGAGACAACCCAAGCCCAAAACACCTGTCAATATGAGAAGGCCCATATTCTCCTGTGGAATGAAGACGCaacctctctttttttcttttttttttccatatTCCAGTTTATTTGCTGTCTTCTTTCTGTTCCATATTTCTGGTATAACTCATCGGTTTCCACCCACCTTCACTTCAGATTCCAGGTacgcttctttttcttcttctccttattCTTTATTCTTTTTCCATATCAAGAAACTGATTTTCTCGGTTCCAtgctttctattttattttcttaaaaggTGGCAATATTCAATATGTATTGCTTATTGGGCTTCTATCgagattgaattttttttctgTATTTTAACTTATCATTTGATAATCTACTTTTCTGTTATGGGTTAGGTTGGGATTTTAGTAATGATTCAAATTTGACTATGAAAAATTGTAATGATTGATTTGGTGCTTAAATTGATGTGAATTACTGAATCTATGCATTACATTTCATGTTTCTTGAACTGGGAATTTATAACATAGTTTTCCCCTTCTTTTGCTTCTCTTGCATGTTTATTAGCTTGGCTCCTTGATATAGTATAATAATCTGTGTAAATTGATATctcgaaaaaagaaaaaaaatgataaagCTTGAAATCATGAAATTTATAATCAATTGAATAATTCATTCAGCTGTGTAAAACTGTTATTTTTGTATGGTATCTAGTCAACATATCAAACTAGAAACTGACATTATAGACTAATAGGAATATCTAAATTATTTTTGTCTTAAGATatgtttttcttcctttttctctAAAGGAACTCTTTCTTTTCTTGGTCATGAGCAGTGATTCAACTCTTCAGTTTATTTTGTATTGATTAAGTCGATTGGATATCCATTGATGTTGGATTTAAGTATGTACATTGGTGGCCCCTAGGGCTTTGGTCTAGCGGTAAGAGCACAATGTGTGATGTGTGGGTTAGGCACGTTAGGGGGTCCGAATTTGCTGCAGACAAAAGTATGGTATGTAAGTGGAGAAGGGTAAGGGGGTCCATTATCCATCGTGATTTGAACTGTGTGCCACTAGCCCTCGGGATTTACTAAATTATCCCAAAAGAAAAGAAGTTTGTAGACTGAAGCACCCAAGGGTGTAGCCTAATGGTCAATGAAGTAGGTTGAGAACCATGAAGTCTTGGGTTTAAATCCCAACGGATGCAAAAAACTAGGCGATTTCCCCCGTCTGTTCAAGCCTTGGTAGACATAATTACCATTGTTGGTGGGAGATAGCAGATATCCCATGGAATTAGTCGAGATGCGCACAAGCTGACCCGAACACCAcagttaaaagaaaaaaaaagatgtaGACTGAAATTGGTTTTTGTAATCTATGATTTTTAGTTTCTTCTGCTCTAGATCCTTTAAGCATTTATGTAGAGCTACCACAGAATGTGGTATCTTGGTAGAACACGCAACATGGGTGTGTTAGCCATTAATTTGATTAAAGATCAAAAGCATTTATACGGAGCTTTATGTTATCCAGCTTACTCCAGGGCAGTGGATTGGTATGTACGACTGTTGGTTTTGAATTTGTTACCTCAGACTACATATGCTTTTAGATTCTTGTGTTCTTGATCCTTTAAAAGCATTTATATTGAGCTTTGTGTTATCAAGGGCACTATATTGTTGACTTTTGGTTTTGCGTTTGGTACCTAAGATTACATATACAATGATTCATGACTTATTGATTTTACATCCATTTATTTGTTTCTGCCTACCTCTATTTACGGTCATTTTCTGATATGTGGGTCAATCGAAAGTTTTTGCATTCAGTTTAGATTTAAGAGATTACCTTGAATTTCAAAATTTAACTGGAAGATGACCAATATTTTGGCTTTGCTTGTCATGGCATCCATTAAAATGTTTCAAGCAAAGAGTTCATAATCCAGAAGAGTAGCGAGCAGCTGTGTCTGCTTGACTTAGCTATGGCCTATGGGTGATAATAAACCAGCTATATTTTTGCAGAAAAAAGCGTGCAATATGTCAAACCCAAGCGCAGATGAAAGTGTGAAGGAACCAAACGTTATTAATGATCCTCCTAAAGGTGAAGATCCAAAGGGTTCAGAAGTAGAAGAAAACCAAGTTCCATCTCAAGAGGAGGAGGTACACATTGGCATATGCGGTTTCTACACTTAATTGGTTCCATTTGCTCAAAGCTTTTACGATACTAGTCAATACTGAAGCTTATGTTAAAGCGACAGGGATTCAGGAATACAAGTTTGCACCAAAAGTTTTTTGTTAAGAAAAATCTATctactttgttctttcatttgCAGCTCAGAGCTTTTATAATACTAGTCAATCATGAAGCATACGTTAAAGTGATAGGGATAAGGGAATACATTTTTGCACCAAAAGATTTTCTAGAATGATCCCTATTTACTTCTTTCATTTGGAGTTCAAACCATTTAAAATGCCTATCACTGATGCAGCATATTTTAAAGTGATAGGGATTGAGGAATACATTTTTGCATCCGAAGATCTTTTGGAACAATCCCCATAtactttgtttcttttttctgtGCCATAAAACCGTGTGAATGAAATTGCGTTCATAAGACTAGTATCCATCTATAAGCCTATAAGGGTATTTGAGGAAGATTGTGTAGGTCGATGAACAGTTTAGAGAAAGTGACTTCGAAATTTGTTTAACTGCAAAAAGTTGAAACATTTACCATACTCTGCCAACTTTTCCTTGAGATTCGGGGTATAATTCTTTTCCTTGTTAAATATATCCAGGAGGAACTGAAGAAGAAGTATGGTGGCTTGGTGAAAAAGAAACCTCCATTGATATCTAAGGTAAGTTTTAGTTCAATTTTTTGGTATCTCAAATTCTTTTTTATCTTTGTATTTTAAGTTTTACTTCAATTCTTGTCCTCATTCAATTTTCTATCAACCTCTTTTACATTTTCAAGGACCATGAACGTGCTTTCTTTGATTCTGCGGACTGGGCATTAGGAAAGGTACTCAGCTCTAGCCTAACTTTTGGCTGTTCGATCTTTAGCTAAAGTTCAATGCTGAAGTTTGATCGTCTTATACCATGTTCTTTCGTTTTACGTTATCTTTCAGCAAGGGGGACAGAAGCCCAAAACGCCTGCTGAGGCACTTCGCCCAAAATTGGAGGTGCATTACCCTGTTACTCTGGAAACACATTTCCAATTTTATTGTCGGTCTGAATACATACTTggtcttttttagttttttctgccTTTGTCATATTAGATTCGTTAGATTACAACTTGGGCTGGAATTAAACAGATCAATGGCCAACTTACTCCAAAACTTTTGGATCTAGCCTTGAGAAACAATGTGCTGACTATTTGTTTCAGTAGGAAAAGTTGTATCTTCCTTTATATATTCGAACTAAATCCTGAAGTAGACATAGATAAGGAAGTTAAATCCAACCACAACATGGCTACAGAAACCTATCTAATAAATAGCAACAAATACAAGTACACACCCTGCTCCAAGTTGCTGTATGCTCGATTTGTATTCGACTATCAAACAAAAAGATAGCATTACTTATATATTCTTTGATAACAGCCTACGCCACACCAGCAACTTCGTACTCGGCTCTCAGCTTCTTCTCTGACAGATGCCGGTGAAGGTATGTACATAAAATCCATTTCCTGTATTGGAGCTAAACTCGAGTCCTTTGTCTCTTGACCTATACACGTTTAAAATTTGGCTGCAGATGGTAGCAACAACGGCTCTGACCAGCTAGATGACCAGAGCGGAACACTAGCAGGCGACGGTGAGAATAATTCTTAGAATCAGAAGCACCAAAGCCGAGACATTCGGAGCAGCCTCATCATAGATTCCTGTTGAATTAACTAAAACTGGTATTGTAAATCTGGCTAGAggtaaaaagaagaaaagaaagaataaATGCTCTCATGCCAAAATTTTGTACCGAGTTTTAGAGTTGTGGTCCTATACTAAGCTGATTTGCTTGCATAAATATTCGGAAAACTACGTGCAAAGTTCTTTTCACTAGAACGATCATTTCTCATCTGCCTGTGCTATTCTCAGAATGGTGATGGTGATGTATTATACTTTTTGGTGGTAAAATTCTAGATCATCATGGTAATGAATCTTGAAAACATAATTTCTTTTGCAGTATTATGTTTTCACCTTTTTGGTACATTATATTGTACTTCATATTTATGATCTACTTTTTTTGCCAATATACCCGAATTTTCGTTTTTAACCCAAAAATGTATGTTTAGCGCAACTGGAAAATCGCAGTTGTGTATGTATGGTAAaattctttttatatatatattaactttaatttttttgcgtgtttcttttattttatgaaaCCCCTTGGTGAAAAAACTTGCCTCCGCCAGTGCTTGTGGCCCTAGAACTTGTTACTAGTAGTAGGAAAAGATCCTATTATCTTGTAGTTAAACAAGGTAACATGATAAAAAATGTAACACGAACTTGCTTGCCTCCAAACAAATGGTATAACACTTGAACCCCAAGAAGTATAAAATTCAATTGAACACCACTTTAGCAAACACAATTCCTTTCTAGAACTGCAGTTAAACAAGAAACTCAAGACTATTCGTTTCTCCCCTTTAAACAATCAAAGGAGACCCTCAGAGGCAGTCGTTGATGTCAGAACACTGGAATTGAATATAATGTAATATGATGATTACTTTCAAGAAGCCTTAGTTACTTTGTTCATACGTTAAAGATAATCGACACTTCTTTGCACACTAGTGAACTTTTGGCAACTCTATTTTTTTGGCGAGCAAAGTCTTGAATAATGATACTCTTGAGCTTCTGAACCGCTCCCGTCTTTTTTAGAAAAGATGTTAGTGGTGCCCAAACTAATTTGCACACACGACGACCATTCAGTGCACTGGAATACTCGAACGAGACCTGTTGTTGTCTTTTAAATGATTTAATACCTAGTAACTAATACGTTTGTGTATTTACTCTGCAGCAAGTCAAATAGAAGAATGCTTTAAATGGCCACAAAAGTTGCCTATTCAATGGGTAAACCCTGTCCTGCCTTCCAATTTGAATTCAAGTTTTCTTAGAACAATTTGTATATATGCTTTATACAGATCGACAACATCCTTTCTCACCTTAAACCAACAGAATCCATCGCACTTGTGGAATTTTTAAACTTCTGAAGATGAAAACACCAGCAATCCAATTGAAAGTCATAAAGAAACTTAAGCCTCAGATGTGCAGTCACTAGTACAACAACACATAACAATCACTTGCTTCATGCTTGTGTGCTAGCACACTTTTAGACCACTTTGAGATAGGGTGAAACATCACATCTTTTGGGCAAAAATGCACACACCGCCCTACCGGCAGAGCGTCCCAGATAGAATTTAACACGGCATGCAAACAGCAGACTAAAAATAACCTTGTTAATGGAGCATGAATtccagaaaagaaaagaaattggatCAGCTTAGAAAGTTTGGTGTAGAGTTCTAAATTAGCACCGGGAAGCAAAAAGAATGCAACAAATAAATCTACTGTATATCATAAAGCAAACCCCATTTTTCTCCACACACAATCCATGCTCAAAGAATAAATAATAGCTAATTAAAAAAAGCAACTTAGACATGGAATCCCAGTTATCCCACAACTGTAAAGTCACCACAGCCCAGATATGGGGCTTCATATAAAGCCCCCAAAAGGgaaagaaaaacagaaaaaaaaatggGGGGCGCACATGTGATATGGTTCCATATCATAACTAATACTGGTCTAATCAAGATGTCATGTTTTTCCATCAAAAGTAATCTCCCTTTGTCATAATGGGCTAAGACGCCTCTCTTGCCAGTACAAGGATGATGTTTACTGGCTAAGCACAATACCACCGGCTTCTTTCCTCCTCAAATATTTGACATGTATGTGTacgttttctaccaaaatcttaAAATCTGTCTCACGTTGAGTTCTTGCTCTCTAGTTTCCAGATCAATGAAAAAATTAGCATTTGCAAAAGagaaaattacttacctcataggAATTTAGCATGAGAACTAAATTATCTATCGATCCTGCAGAATAAATTACACCAAATAATCAGACATGAAATTGTGATGAACGTCATCATTTCCTTCAGGCCAAAGGAGCAAAAATATTAACAAGATAAAGACACGCACACTTATCACATACATGTCTGAAAGCATATTCACGCCTACTCACCAACCTGAAAAGGAATAAAAAGTACCTTTTACCCTGGAGAAGCAAGATAAGAAAATTAACACGGCTTCGATAGAAATCTGCCTTCTCAGAATATATTATAACATGCAAAGTTGAACAAGAATTTTGATCATAATTAACTATTGATTTATCTCTTAAAAGCTCTTAGATGCGTGTAAGCAACTAAGAAGGGCTTCATTCACAAGGATTGAACCCAACAGTGGGAATCATGCCAAACTAAGCGAGATTACTACAAGCAAAAGCAGACAAGGGATTGATAAGTATGAGATGACTGATTACATTTTACCTCCTGAAATGCGGAAACCTGACTTTCTTGAACTTTGGTTCAATAATTAAAAAGCTGTCAAAAAAACATGAAAAATTTGATGCAAGAGAAAATGATAGAATGTTCAACCCTGTAGAAAACTGGTCAATAGTAAAACAGAAAAAATGATACCACCACTTCACAAAAGTTTTACAAAacacaaaacaaacaaaaaatataAAGGAGAACTGTCATGACTTAGTCTGCTACACAGATCCACTAAAGCAGAGGTATTATTGGGTACAAGGCCTTCAATGGCCAAGAAGCATCGTTTCATACAATATCTGTGCTGGTAACACCTAAGAAACAGAAATACTAGGGAACGGATGGCCATAAGTTACTCTATCTTGTTCGTCTGGTCTTCTGTTCTTAGGCTGGAGGCATCATCAAAAGGGGCAATAGGCTGGAATCAGGCATCGGAGATTGTAGCTGTTTAAATGGCAAGTGGGAAAAGGCAAAGTAAAGAAAGAGTATTAGTGACAGCACAGGCTTCAGGCTAGTTGACGTAAGCAATAGGAAGATGTGCTTGAGGTTATAGTGAAGTACAGAATAGAGAATCCAATTGACTATGTATGACACAGAAAATAAAGGAGAAAATTCTGTACCTCCATGTGCTCAACCTAGTATCCGTAGGATTTACcataggcagaagagttatggctGGAAACCCtggtaaaattaaaaaaaaaaaaaaaaaggtaaataaCAACAGCTTTTTATAGAAAGTGAAAGATGCTGTAACAGCTATAGGCAGGACAGATAGCCTGGATGCCAAAGCATGTAATCAAAGAATGCTTTACCCTGCACTACTAGATCGCCCAGAGGAATAAACGCCATATGGTGCATAACCACCTCCACCACCAACCTGAAAAAATGAATTTAGATCTACTAATCCCGACATATTTTTGCTATACAAAGATAACACCAAATAGATAGAAATACAGAAAATCATCAATGAAAATAGGAACAGAACAAGATAATCTAACGCTGACCTGTAAAAATGAGATAAAGCCAAACTAACTTCTTAAAGATGAACACTGGGGATTTACCTGTGAACCGCCATAACTATCACTTGGAGACGAATCATTATAATCATGTCCACCAGAATATGATGAATAACCATGCCGACGTGATTTATTATCACGGTTTGCATATCTTGAACCATCTGACATGCTTGGAGACAAGGGGAGGTAAGAAACGGGAggagaaaatgcagcaaaacttcCCTCCATCTCAAATATATTGGCCCTCAACCGCATAAGTACTTGTAATAACGCATTGCCAGCAACATTAACATCTCCAGTTATCTGGAGGAGAAAAAATAACAACATGACATAACAATTTCTGCATCAAAAGCACACCCTAACCAAACATCACCCCCGACCTAGGAACTCTTTTGAGGTAAACAAAGCAAGGGTTTTTTAAAAATTACCAAAAAGGAAAAACCATTTACCTGCACCATCTCGTCATCTTCAGATGCCACTTTAGGAAGATTTTCCTTCGAAAGAATGCGGATGCTCGCCCTTGTGGTATTTCGCATCTCATTGACAATGGAACCACCTTTACCGATTAGGCATCCAACTCGTGAGCTAGGTACAAGCAGGCGAGTCGTCAGAATAGCATCACCAGAATCTTTTTCAGTTTTCTCACTACTTCTTGGTTGCAAGCGCATTATTGCATCAATGGTTGGGGATTGATCTTCATATGCCTGAGATCACAATTGGATAAGCAACAAACGCTGCGGACAGGCATTCTCAGTCCTAGCcatcaaataattaatttaataactaAAAAATGTGGATCACCTCCTTCGCTGATACAAATATAATGCAATCATCTCCTTCAGCTGCAGCACTATCGACTTTAATAGATGCACCTGATTCCTGTCTTAGCTGTTTGATAATGCTTCCACCTTTGCCAATTACAG is a window from the Nicotiana tomentosiformis chromosome 10, ASM39032v3, whole genome shotgun sequence genome containing:
- the LOC104088406 gene encoding uncharacterized protein — protein: MSNPSADESVKEPNVINDPPKGEDPKGSEVEENQVPSQEEEEELKKKYGGLVKKKPPLISKDHERAFFDSADWALGKQGGQKPKTPAEALRPKLEPTPHQQLRTRLSASSLTDAGEDGSNNGSDQLDDQSGTLAGDGENNS